The Plasmodium cynomolgi strain B DNA, scaffold: 0007, whole genome shotgun sequence genome window below encodes:
- a CDS encoding CYIR protein (putative;~vir-type antigen), giving the protein MTTPHGPNISGFSRSYIKKLPAYITYEKFETNKGSSDYSIKCDSLKSTGDQAKELCEKFAVNLQSICKTGSTTSSPSSTLPTSTAGASGTSTTGNSINLSEAKANCLLLKYWLFNEIRKLNLGGNEKKDKNLDTLIHIIYYLQFEIYTKNGNKFYCFNDIYEYLDNWEEEKFLYEYFMNVPKIECINKNNGTDCKAYEKYVNRVKTYYNEKKKRIML; this is encoded by the exons ATGACTACTCCACACGGACCTAATATTTCGGGCTTCTCAA gAAGCTATATTAAAAAACTTCCTGCATATATAACATACGAAAAATTCGAAACAAATAAGGGTTCTAGTGATTATAGTATCAAGTGTGATTCATTAAAATCCACTGGAGACCAAGCTAAAGAGCTATGTGAAAAATTTGCAGTGAATTTGCAATCTATATGTAAAACAGGGAGTACTACTagttctccttcttctacTTTGCCTACTTCTACTGCCGGTGCTTCTGGAACTAGTACTACGGGAAATAGTATTAATTTATCTGAAGCTAAAGCCAACTGTTTATTACTTAAATATTGGTTATTTAACGAAATAAGAAAACTAAATCTAGGtggtaatgaaaaaaaagacaagaaTCTGGATACGcttattcatataatttattatttacaattcgaaatttatacaaaaaatggtaataaGTTTTACTgttttaatgatatatatgaatatctTGACAActgggaggaagaaaagtttttgtatgaatattttatgaatGTCCCTAAAATCGAATGTATTAATAAGAATAATGGAACTGATTGCAAAGCTTATGAGAAATACGTTAATCGTGttaaaacatattataatgaaaaaaaaaaaagaattatgcTGTAG